From the Anguilla rostrata isolate EN2019 chromosome 5, ASM1855537v3, whole genome shotgun sequence genome, the window gttctcacagaCATTGAATGAGCAGCCCTGGCCTGATGCTCAAGTTTCCTTAAAAtgagtcaataaataaattagtctTCAGTTTGTGCTGGtattttctgctgaaaatgGAGGCTGCACATGCTGGCTGTGTGGGAGTACCTGTCTGTCCCCTGTACGCTGTGGTCCTTCTGTCCCACAACCACTTCCTCTGGGCGTGTCTGTGGGAGAAAGACAAACCAGCATAAGTGAGAACAGCGCAAAAAAAATTCAGGTGGGGCTGTAGATCTCCAAAGACATCACGTCTGGCACTCCAGTAGtcagacccctcccacccctggaAGTCTAGCCCCTCCTACTCCAGTAGTCAGACCACTCCCACCCCTGGAAGTCTAGCCCCTCCTAATCCAGTAGTCAGGCCACTCCTACTCCTGGTAGTCTAGCCCCTCCTACTCCAGTAGTCAGGCCCCTCCCTCACCGCCTGCTtgtccagcagctcctgcaTTCGCTCCAGGTTGGCTGGCGATGGGAGGATGGCGTCCTGGGGTTTGCCAGGCGGTGGCACGTCCCCCCGGGTGGGTGAGGACAGCCTGGAGGAGCGGGGTGTCAGGGGCGCCACCGTCTCCTCCAAAATCCTTCTCTCCTGCAGGGCCAAAATAGCCCCCAAAAGCATCACTCAATATAtcgtttttcattcatttaaatttaagtttGTCTTTAAATTTAAGAAATCTGTCTTTCCATGTGAAagaaaaattacacattaattcAGAACACTTTCTTCATGATTAACCCACATGATCATACGGAAACTCTTTGCCCAGAGCAGATAGAGATCACATAAAATAGAACACACAAAAGGGAAgctattaattaaaatgcagctAATGCTAACATCTGAAAACAGTGTCCACTAATGCTGCTTAACTGTGAAaccacctcactcactcacctcctcaTGATACTTCCTTTCCTCCTCCGCCACCTCCTTCTGcgccctctcccactccctccgcagcttctcctgctcctcctcataCTGCTCCTGTTCCCCATCACATGACACAGGTAAACAGGGAAACAGgccaataaacacacacctggcctgGAGGTTTTGAAGAAACGTCCTGGAAGCAACGCTCTGTTTCTGTGCCATGTCCCGACGCGGTCTCATCAGGGTCCAGGCCAGTGATCCACGCTGAGCCAATCGTCCGACACACACCAAatagcacgcacgcacaccacgaTACCAAGCAGCACCACACCacctacacagcacacacaaactacagcAGGCACACGtcaccaccacgcacacacacacacagtaatacatAATTACGATTCCTGTGGTATGattaaatgcattataaataagCCCATGTTTTCATACAAAATACTTAAAAACCAAATGGGAAAACAAGataattgatttaaatttttttcacaatttctgcacCATTTCATAATTGTGACGAGAGACAGAGGACTGAATGAAACAGATACTTACAGATGAGCTGTCTTTCTCCAAGCCCTCTGCGAAAGACAAACAGTAGAACTAGCATTAATCACACTCTGGATTGTGTGAACTATTTCTCAAATCCATTTAAAGACGTCACACTCGAGCCCTCTTCATACAAATACGTCACaaggaaattatttatttgaggtGCTACTTTGACTGAAACAAATATCACCTATACGGTTGTAAGGGAAATCTGAAGAAGCATTTAAAGTAAAGAACAATTCTTAAAAAAGTCTGTGAGAAGTGGCAGTTACCTGGCAACAGTGGAGGCCAAGGCGAGGGGGCGTTTCCCTCTGTGGGCTCAAATACGCTCTTTCTCGGGGGACTGAGGACCGGTCCATCTCCACTCCGAGCCAGATCCAGGGACCTGTTACTCTGTGAGAGGCACAGGTCAGTGTACAGCTGATCCCACATGATCTCAGATCCCCAAAGGAATCTTTCATTCTGCTGTGATTTCTTCACCAGGGAAGTAATGTTCCACAAGGTCAGCAACACATCACAGTGTGACACACTGCAAACTTACAGAAACTGAGCAACAGCAGCATACAAGAGAGGAACAGGCAACACACAGGTgcagcacaggtgtgtgtgtgtttctgagtatgtgtgtgagtgcgcgtgtgtgtgtgtgtgtgtgtgtgtgtgtctgagctgtgtgtacgtgtgtgtgtgcgtgtgtataatcTGCAGTCCTTACTGTGGGCAGGGTCCTggggtgtgtgggcggggcttcctgCTCAGGGTGACTGGGAGGCGTGTCCTTCCTCTGGGCGGTAGGAGGCTGTACTGGGGAGAGAGACTCCGCCCTGACGCCCTGCACACTGGCCTCCACTCTGCTGCACGGCTCCCCTGTCTCTCCATTAACCCGCACCATCCCGTcagcctgcaaacacacacacacacatcctgtcagcatgtcacacacacacacacacacacacatacacacacacatcctgtcagcctgtcacacacacacacaaacacacacacacacacacatcccgtcagcatgttacacacacacacacactcacacacatcccgtcagcctgtcacacacacacacacatcccgtCAGCAtgtccctcccacacacacacacatcccgtcagcctgcaaacacacacacacatcctgtcagcctgcgaacacacacacacacacacatacacacacacatcctgtcaGCCTgcgaacacatacacacacacacatacacacacacatcctgtcagcctgtca encodes:
- the LOC135256036 gene encoding LIM and calponin homology domains-containing protein 1-like; the protein is MAQKQSVASRTFLQNLQARCVFIGLFPCLPVSCDGEQEQYEEEQEKLRREWERAQKEVAEEERKYHEEERRILEETVAPLTPRSSRLSSPTRGDVPPPGKPQDAILPSPANLERMQELLDKQATRPEEVVVGQKDHSVQGTDRRSLLQAPVQTELNAAPQQCRPPVACEHNTQRFSR